From a single Prionailurus bengalensis isolate Pbe53 chromosome A1, Fcat_Pben_1.1_paternal_pri, whole genome shotgun sequence genomic region:
- the ZNF692 gene encoding zinc finger protein 692 isoform X5: MASSPVDASRRRQEKRRQLDARRSKCRIRLGGHMEQWCLLKERLGFSLHSQLAKFLLDRYTSSGCVLCAGPEPLPPKGLQYLVLLSHAHSRECSLVPGLRGPGGQDGGLVWECSAGHTFSWGPSSGPISPEEPKPVFRPSTAPRSWCPEARSGQAPAGLESEHDERTQEARSPSREVGPLLETFPPPGEEGEEEDEDEEEMLSEASPWTYSSSPDDSDPDAPRLLPSPVTHTLKEGETPPAPAALLNPLAVPSSSTSSSGALPTEVGVQPELRGTPQAAQQTEPLARKAAKRELLPCDFPGCGRIFSNRQYLNHHKKYQHIHQKSFSCPEPACGKSFNFKKHLKEHVKLHSDTRDYICEFCARSFRTSSNLVIHRRIHTGEKPLQCEICGFTCRQKASLNWHRRKHAETAATLRFPCEFCGKRFEKPDSVAAHCSKSHPALLPAPQESPGPLEPCPNISASVTLRSDDESRPSLVPEALTTLHQQ, encoded by the exons ATGGCTTCCTCCCCGGTGGACGCATCCCGCAGGCGGCAGGAGAAGCGAAGGCAGCTGGACGCGCGCCGCAGCAAGTGCCGCATCCGCCTAGGTGGCCACATGGAGCAGTGGTGCCTTCTCAAGGAGCGGCTGGGTTTCTCCCTGCACTCGCAACTCGCTAAGTTCCTGTTGGACCG GTACACTTCTTCAGGCTGTGTGCTCTGTGCAG GTCCTGAGCCTTTGCCCCCCAAGGGTCTGCAGTATCTGGTGCTCCTGTCTCATGCCCACAGCCGAGAATGCAGCCTGGTGCCTGGGCTTCGGGGGCCCGGGGGCCAAGATGGGGGACTTGTGTGGGAGTGCTCTGCGGGCCACACCTTCTCCTGGGGCCCCTCTTCAGGACCCATATCTCCAGAGGAGCCCAAGCCAGTTTTCCGGCCAAGTACTGCCCCAAGAAGCTGGTGCCCAGAGGCCAGGAGTGGGCAAGCACCTGCAG GTTTGGAATCTGAGCATGATGAGAGGACTCAGGAGGCCAGGTCACCCAg CAGGGAAGTAGGACCCCTCCTGGAGACCTTCCCGCCCccaggagaagagggggaggaggaagacgaGGACGAAGAGGAGATGCTCAGTGAGGCCAGCCCATGGACCTACAGCTCCTCCCCAGATGA cAGTGATCCAGATGCCCCCagactccttccttcccctgtcACCCATACACTTAAGGAGGGGGAaacacccccagccccagcagctcTCCTGAATCCTCTTGCTGTACCATCCTCATCAACATCGAGTTCTGGAGCTCTTCCTACCGAAGTTGGGGTACAGCCAGAACTCAGAGGGACCCCTCAAGCAGCCCAGCAGACTGAGCCTCTGGCCAG GAAAGCTGCCAAAAGAGAGCTGCTGCCTTGTGACTTCCCTGGCTGCGGACGGATCTTCTCCAACCGACAGTATTTGAAT caCCACAAGAAGTACCAGCACATCCACCAAAAGTCCTTTTCCTGCCCAGAACCAGCCTGTGGGAAGTCCTTCAACTTTAAGAAACACCTGAAGGAGCATGTGAAATTGCACAGTG ACACCCGGGACTACATCTGTGAGTTCTGTGCCCGGTCTTTCCGCACCAGCAGCAACCTCGTCATCCACCGGCGCatccacactggagagaagcccCTGCA GTGTGAGATCTGTGGGTTCACCTGCCGCCAGAAGGCCTCCCTGAACTGGCACCGGCGCAAGCATGCAGAGACAGCTGCTACTCTGCGCTTCCCCTGTGAGTTTTGTGGCAAGCGTTTTGAGAAGCCAGACAGCGTTGCAGCTCACTGCAGcaaaagccatccagccctgctCCCAGCTCCACAGGAGTCACCTGGCCCTTTGGAACCCTGCCCCAATATCTCTGCCTCTGTGACCCTGAGGTCTGATGATGAGTCCAGGCCCTCTCTGGTTCCTGAAGCTCTGACCACACTCCATCAACAGTGA
- the ZNF692 gene encoding zinc finger protein 692 isoform X1, with protein MASSPVDASRRRQEKRRQLDARRSKCRIRLGGHMEQWCLLKERLGFSLHSQLAKFLLDRYTSSGCVLCAGPEPLPPKGLQYLVLLSHAHSRECSLVPGLRGPGGQDGGLVWECSAGHTFSWGPSSGPISPEEPKPVFRPSTAPRSWCPEARSGQAPAGLESEHDERTQEARSPSREVGPLLETFPPPGEEGEEEDEDEEEMLSEASPWTYSSSPDDSDPDAPRLLPSPVTHTLKEGETPPAPAALLNPLAVPSSSTSSSGALPTEVGVQPELRGTPQAAQQTEPLASPGIQAQSSLTLAWEEDTAQIGPKRIRKAAKRELLPCDFPGCGRIFSNRQYLNHHKKYQHIHQKSFSCPEPACGKSFNFKKHLKEHVKLHSDTRDYICEFCARSFRTSSNLVIHRRIHTGEKPLQCEICGFTCRQKASLNWHRRKHAETAATLRFPCEFCGKRFEKPDSVAAHCSKSHPALLPAPQESPGPLEPCPNISASVTLRSDDESRPSLVPEALTTLHQQ; from the exons ATGGCTTCCTCCCCGGTGGACGCATCCCGCAGGCGGCAGGAGAAGCGAAGGCAGCTGGACGCGCGCCGCAGCAAGTGCCGCATCCGCCTAGGTGGCCACATGGAGCAGTGGTGCCTTCTCAAGGAGCGGCTGGGTTTCTCCCTGCACTCGCAACTCGCTAAGTTCCTGTTGGACCG GTACACTTCTTCAGGCTGTGTGCTCTGTGCAG GTCCTGAGCCTTTGCCCCCCAAGGGTCTGCAGTATCTGGTGCTCCTGTCTCATGCCCACAGCCGAGAATGCAGCCTGGTGCCTGGGCTTCGGGGGCCCGGGGGCCAAGATGGGGGACTTGTGTGGGAGTGCTCTGCGGGCCACACCTTCTCCTGGGGCCCCTCTTCAGGACCCATATCTCCAGAGGAGCCCAAGCCAGTTTTCCGGCCAAGTACTGCCCCAAGAAGCTGGTGCCCAGAGGCCAGGAGTGGGCAAGCACCTGCAG GTTTGGAATCTGAGCATGATGAGAGGACTCAGGAGGCCAGGTCACCCAg CAGGGAAGTAGGACCCCTCCTGGAGACCTTCCCGCCCccaggagaagagggggaggaggaagacgaGGACGAAGAGGAGATGCTCAGTGAGGCCAGCCCATGGACCTACAGCTCCTCCCCAGATGA cAGTGATCCAGATGCCCCCagactccttccttcccctgtcACCCATACACTTAAGGAGGGGGAaacacccccagccccagcagctcTCCTGAATCCTCTTGCTGTACCATCCTCATCAACATCGAGTTCTGGAGCTCTTCCTACCGAAGTTGGGGTACAGCCAGAACTCAGAGGGACCCCTCAAGCAGCCCAGCAGACTGAGCCTCTGGCCAG CCCTGGGATTCAGGCCCAGTCTTCTCTGACCTTGGCCTGGGAGGAGGACACGGCACAGATTGGCCCCAAGAGAATTAG GAAAGCTGCCAAAAGAGAGCTGCTGCCTTGTGACTTCCCTGGCTGCGGACGGATCTTCTCCAACCGACAGTATTTGAAT caCCACAAGAAGTACCAGCACATCCACCAAAAGTCCTTTTCCTGCCCAGAACCAGCCTGTGGGAAGTCCTTCAACTTTAAGAAACACCTGAAGGAGCATGTGAAATTGCACAGTG ACACCCGGGACTACATCTGTGAGTTCTGTGCCCGGTCTTTCCGCACCAGCAGCAACCTCGTCATCCACCGGCGCatccacactggagagaagcccCTGCA GTGTGAGATCTGTGGGTTCACCTGCCGCCAGAAGGCCTCCCTGAACTGGCACCGGCGCAAGCATGCAGAGACAGCTGCTACTCTGCGCTTCCCCTGTGAGTTTTGTGGCAAGCGTTTTGAGAAGCCAGACAGCGTTGCAGCTCACTGCAGcaaaagccatccagccctgctCCCAGCTCCACAGGAGTCACCTGGCCCTTTGGAACCCTGCCCCAATATCTCTGCCTCTGTGACCCTGAGGTCTGATGATGAGTCCAGGCCCTCTCTGGTTCCTGAAGCTCTGACCACACTCCATCAACAGTGA
- the ZNF692 gene encoding zinc finger protein 692 isoform X6 has protein sequence MASSPVDASRRRQEKRRQLDARRSKCRIRLGGHMEQWCLLKERLGFSLHSQLAKFLLDRYTSSGCVLCAGPEPLPPKGLQYLVLLSHAHSRECSLVPGLRGPGGQDGGLVWECSAGHTFSWGPSSGPISPEEPKPVFRPSTAPRSWCPEARSGQAPAGLESEHDERTQEARSPSSDPDAPRLLPSPVTHTLKEGETPPAPAALLNPLAVPSSSTSSSGALPTEVGVQPELRGTPQAAQQTEPLASPGIQAQSSLTLAWEEDTAQIGPKRIRKAAKRELLPCDFPGCGRIFSNRQYLNHHKKYQHIHQKSFSCPEPACGKSFNFKKHLKEHVKLHSDTRDYICEFCARSFRTSSNLVIHRRIHTGEKPLQCEICGFTCRQKASLNWHRRKHAETAATLRFPCEFCGKRFEKPDSVAAHCSKSHPALLPAPQESPGPLEPCPNISASVTLRSDDESRPSLVPEALTTLHQQ, from the exons ATGGCTTCCTCCCCGGTGGACGCATCCCGCAGGCGGCAGGAGAAGCGAAGGCAGCTGGACGCGCGCCGCAGCAAGTGCCGCATCCGCCTAGGTGGCCACATGGAGCAGTGGTGCCTTCTCAAGGAGCGGCTGGGTTTCTCCCTGCACTCGCAACTCGCTAAGTTCCTGTTGGACCG GTACACTTCTTCAGGCTGTGTGCTCTGTGCAG GTCCTGAGCCTTTGCCCCCCAAGGGTCTGCAGTATCTGGTGCTCCTGTCTCATGCCCACAGCCGAGAATGCAGCCTGGTGCCTGGGCTTCGGGGGCCCGGGGGCCAAGATGGGGGACTTGTGTGGGAGTGCTCTGCGGGCCACACCTTCTCCTGGGGCCCCTCTTCAGGACCCATATCTCCAGAGGAGCCCAAGCCAGTTTTCCGGCCAAGTACTGCCCCAAGAAGCTGGTGCCCAGAGGCCAGGAGTGGGCAAGCACCTGCAG GTTTGGAATCTGAGCATGATGAGAGGACTCAGGAGGCCAGGTCACCCAg cAGTGATCCAGATGCCCCCagactccttccttcccctgtcACCCATACACTTAAGGAGGGGGAaacacccccagccccagcagctcTCCTGAATCCTCTTGCTGTACCATCCTCATCAACATCGAGTTCTGGAGCTCTTCCTACCGAAGTTGGGGTACAGCCAGAACTCAGAGGGACCCCTCAAGCAGCCCAGCAGACTGAGCCTCTGGCCAG CCCTGGGATTCAGGCCCAGTCTTCTCTGACCTTGGCCTGGGAGGAGGACACGGCACAGATTGGCCCCAAGAGAATTAG GAAAGCTGCCAAAAGAGAGCTGCTGCCTTGTGACTTCCCTGGCTGCGGACGGATCTTCTCCAACCGACAGTATTTGAAT caCCACAAGAAGTACCAGCACATCCACCAAAAGTCCTTTTCCTGCCCAGAACCAGCCTGTGGGAAGTCCTTCAACTTTAAGAAACACCTGAAGGAGCATGTGAAATTGCACAGTG ACACCCGGGACTACATCTGTGAGTTCTGTGCCCGGTCTTTCCGCACCAGCAGCAACCTCGTCATCCACCGGCGCatccacactggagagaagcccCTGCA GTGTGAGATCTGTGGGTTCACCTGCCGCCAGAAGGCCTCCCTGAACTGGCACCGGCGCAAGCATGCAGAGACAGCTGCTACTCTGCGCTTCCCCTGTGAGTTTTGTGGCAAGCGTTTTGAGAAGCCAGACAGCGTTGCAGCTCACTGCAGcaaaagccatccagccctgctCCCAGCTCCACAGGAGTCACCTGGCCCTTTGGAACCCTGCCCCAATATCTCTGCCTCTGTGACCCTGAGGTCTGATGATGAGTCCAGGCCCTCTCTGGTTCCTGAAGCTCTGACCACACTCCATCAACAGTGA
- the ZNF692 gene encoding zinc finger protein 692 isoform X7 yields the protein MASSPVDASRRRQEKRRQLDARRSKCRIRLGGHMEQWCLLKERLGFSLHSQLAKFLLDRYTSSGCVLCAGPEPLPPKGLQYLVLLSHAHSRECSLVPGLRGPGGQDGGLVWECSAGHTFSWGPSSGPISPEEPKPVFRPSTAPRSWCPEARSGQAPAGLESEHDERTQEARSPSDPDAPRLLPSPVTHTLKEGETPPAPAALLNPLAVPSSSTSSSGALPTEVGVQPELRGTPQAAQQTEPLASPGIQAQSSLTLAWEEDTAQIGPKRIRKAAKRELLPCDFPGCGRIFSNRQYLNHHKKYQHIHQKSFSCPEPACGKSFNFKKHLKEHVKLHSDTRDYICEFCARSFRTSSNLVIHRRIHTGEKPLQCEICGFTCRQKASLNWHRRKHAETAATLRFPCEFCGKRFEKPDSVAAHCSKSHPALLPAPQESPGPLEPCPNISASVTLRSDDESRPSLVPEALTTLHQQ from the exons ATGGCTTCCTCCCCGGTGGACGCATCCCGCAGGCGGCAGGAGAAGCGAAGGCAGCTGGACGCGCGCCGCAGCAAGTGCCGCATCCGCCTAGGTGGCCACATGGAGCAGTGGTGCCTTCTCAAGGAGCGGCTGGGTTTCTCCCTGCACTCGCAACTCGCTAAGTTCCTGTTGGACCG GTACACTTCTTCAGGCTGTGTGCTCTGTGCAG GTCCTGAGCCTTTGCCCCCCAAGGGTCTGCAGTATCTGGTGCTCCTGTCTCATGCCCACAGCCGAGAATGCAGCCTGGTGCCTGGGCTTCGGGGGCCCGGGGGCCAAGATGGGGGACTTGTGTGGGAGTGCTCTGCGGGCCACACCTTCTCCTGGGGCCCCTCTTCAGGACCCATATCTCCAGAGGAGCCCAAGCCAGTTTTCCGGCCAAGTACTGCCCCAAGAAGCTGGTGCCCAGAGGCCAGGAGTGGGCAAGCACCTGCAG GTTTGGAATCTGAGCATGATGAGAGGACTCAGGAGGCCAGGTCACCCAg TGATCCAGATGCCCCCagactccttccttcccctgtcACCCATACACTTAAGGAGGGGGAaacacccccagccccagcagctcTCCTGAATCCTCTTGCTGTACCATCCTCATCAACATCGAGTTCTGGAGCTCTTCCTACCGAAGTTGGGGTACAGCCAGAACTCAGAGGGACCCCTCAAGCAGCCCAGCAGACTGAGCCTCTGGCCAG CCCTGGGATTCAGGCCCAGTCTTCTCTGACCTTGGCCTGGGAGGAGGACACGGCACAGATTGGCCCCAAGAGAATTAG GAAAGCTGCCAAAAGAGAGCTGCTGCCTTGTGACTTCCCTGGCTGCGGACGGATCTTCTCCAACCGACAGTATTTGAAT caCCACAAGAAGTACCAGCACATCCACCAAAAGTCCTTTTCCTGCCCAGAACCAGCCTGTGGGAAGTCCTTCAACTTTAAGAAACACCTGAAGGAGCATGTGAAATTGCACAGTG ACACCCGGGACTACATCTGTGAGTTCTGTGCCCGGTCTTTCCGCACCAGCAGCAACCTCGTCATCCACCGGCGCatccacactggagagaagcccCTGCA GTGTGAGATCTGTGGGTTCACCTGCCGCCAGAAGGCCTCCCTGAACTGGCACCGGCGCAAGCATGCAGAGACAGCTGCTACTCTGCGCTTCCCCTGTGAGTTTTGTGGCAAGCGTTTTGAGAAGCCAGACAGCGTTGCAGCTCACTGCAGcaaaagccatccagccctgctCCCAGCTCCACAGGAGTCACCTGGCCCTTTGGAACCCTGCCCCAATATCTCTGCCTCTGTGACCCTGAGGTCTGATGATGAGTCCAGGCCCTCTCTGGTTCCTGAAGCTCTGACCACACTCCATCAACAGTGA
- the ZNF692 gene encoding zinc finger protein 692 isoform X4, translating into MASSPVDASRRRQEKRRQLDARRSKCRIRLGGHMEQWCLLKERLGFSLHSQLAKFLLDRYTSSGCVLCAGPEPLPPKGLQYLVLLSHAHSRECSLVPGLRGPGGQDGGLVWECSAGHTFSWGPSSGPISPEEPKPVFRPSTAPRSWCPEARSGQAPAGLESEHDERTQEARSPREVGPLLETFPPPGEEGEEEDEDEEEMLSEASPWTYSSSPDDDPDAPRLLPSPVTHTLKEGETPPAPAALLNPLAVPSSSTSSSGALPTEVGVQPELRGTPQAAQQTEPLASPGIQAQSSLTLAWEEDTAQIGPKRIRKAAKRELLPCDFPGCGRIFSNRQYLNHHKKYQHIHQKSFSCPEPACGKSFNFKKHLKEHVKLHSDTRDYICEFCARSFRTSSNLVIHRRIHTGEKPLQCEICGFTCRQKASLNWHRRKHAETAATLRFPCEFCGKRFEKPDSVAAHCSKSHPALLPAPQESPGPLEPCPNISASVTLRSDDESRPSLVPEALTTLHQQ; encoded by the exons ATGGCTTCCTCCCCGGTGGACGCATCCCGCAGGCGGCAGGAGAAGCGAAGGCAGCTGGACGCGCGCCGCAGCAAGTGCCGCATCCGCCTAGGTGGCCACATGGAGCAGTGGTGCCTTCTCAAGGAGCGGCTGGGTTTCTCCCTGCACTCGCAACTCGCTAAGTTCCTGTTGGACCG GTACACTTCTTCAGGCTGTGTGCTCTGTGCAG GTCCTGAGCCTTTGCCCCCCAAGGGTCTGCAGTATCTGGTGCTCCTGTCTCATGCCCACAGCCGAGAATGCAGCCTGGTGCCTGGGCTTCGGGGGCCCGGGGGCCAAGATGGGGGACTTGTGTGGGAGTGCTCTGCGGGCCACACCTTCTCCTGGGGCCCCTCTTCAGGACCCATATCTCCAGAGGAGCCCAAGCCAGTTTTCCGGCCAAGTACTGCCCCAAGAAGCTGGTGCCCAGAGGCCAGGAGTGGGCAAGCACCTGCAG GTTTGGAATCTGAGCATGATGAGAGGACTCAGGAGGCCAGGTCACCCAg GGAAGTAGGACCCCTCCTGGAGACCTTCCCGCCCccaggagaagagggggaggaggaagacgaGGACGAAGAGGAGATGCTCAGTGAGGCCAGCCCATGGACCTACAGCTCCTCCCCAGATGA TGATCCAGATGCCCCCagactccttccttcccctgtcACCCATACACTTAAGGAGGGGGAaacacccccagccccagcagctcTCCTGAATCCTCTTGCTGTACCATCCTCATCAACATCGAGTTCTGGAGCTCTTCCTACCGAAGTTGGGGTACAGCCAGAACTCAGAGGGACCCCTCAAGCAGCCCAGCAGACTGAGCCTCTGGCCAG CCCTGGGATTCAGGCCCAGTCTTCTCTGACCTTGGCCTGGGAGGAGGACACGGCACAGATTGGCCCCAAGAGAATTAG GAAAGCTGCCAAAAGAGAGCTGCTGCCTTGTGACTTCCCTGGCTGCGGACGGATCTTCTCCAACCGACAGTATTTGAAT caCCACAAGAAGTACCAGCACATCCACCAAAAGTCCTTTTCCTGCCCAGAACCAGCCTGTGGGAAGTCCTTCAACTTTAAGAAACACCTGAAGGAGCATGTGAAATTGCACAGTG ACACCCGGGACTACATCTGTGAGTTCTGTGCCCGGTCTTTCCGCACCAGCAGCAACCTCGTCATCCACCGGCGCatccacactggagagaagcccCTGCA GTGTGAGATCTGTGGGTTCACCTGCCGCCAGAAGGCCTCCCTGAACTGGCACCGGCGCAAGCATGCAGAGACAGCTGCTACTCTGCGCTTCCCCTGTGAGTTTTGTGGCAAGCGTTTTGAGAAGCCAGACAGCGTTGCAGCTCACTGCAGcaaaagccatccagccctgctCCCAGCTCCACAGGAGTCACCTGGCCCTTTGGAACCCTGCCCCAATATCTCTGCCTCTGTGACCCTGAGGTCTGATGATGAGTCCAGGCCCTCTCTGGTTCCTGAAGCTCTGACCACACTCCATCAACAGTGA
- the ZNF692 gene encoding zinc finger protein 692 isoform X2, with product MASSPVDASRRRQEKRRQLDARRSKCRIRLGGHMEQWCLLKERLGFSLHSQLAKFLLDRYTSSGCVLCAGPEPLPPKGLQYLVLLSHAHSRECSLVPGLRGPGGQDGGLVWECSAGHTFSWGPSSGPISPEEPKPVFRPSTAPRSWCPEARSGQAPAGLESEHDERTQEARSPREVGPLLETFPPPGEEGEEEDEDEEEMLSEASPWTYSSSPDDSDPDAPRLLPSPVTHTLKEGETPPAPAALLNPLAVPSSSTSSSGALPTEVGVQPELRGTPQAAQQTEPLASPGIQAQSSLTLAWEEDTAQIGPKRIRKAAKRELLPCDFPGCGRIFSNRQYLNHHKKYQHIHQKSFSCPEPACGKSFNFKKHLKEHVKLHSDTRDYICEFCARSFRTSSNLVIHRRIHTGEKPLQCEICGFTCRQKASLNWHRRKHAETAATLRFPCEFCGKRFEKPDSVAAHCSKSHPALLPAPQESPGPLEPCPNISASVTLRSDDESRPSLVPEALTTLHQQ from the exons ATGGCTTCCTCCCCGGTGGACGCATCCCGCAGGCGGCAGGAGAAGCGAAGGCAGCTGGACGCGCGCCGCAGCAAGTGCCGCATCCGCCTAGGTGGCCACATGGAGCAGTGGTGCCTTCTCAAGGAGCGGCTGGGTTTCTCCCTGCACTCGCAACTCGCTAAGTTCCTGTTGGACCG GTACACTTCTTCAGGCTGTGTGCTCTGTGCAG GTCCTGAGCCTTTGCCCCCCAAGGGTCTGCAGTATCTGGTGCTCCTGTCTCATGCCCACAGCCGAGAATGCAGCCTGGTGCCTGGGCTTCGGGGGCCCGGGGGCCAAGATGGGGGACTTGTGTGGGAGTGCTCTGCGGGCCACACCTTCTCCTGGGGCCCCTCTTCAGGACCCATATCTCCAGAGGAGCCCAAGCCAGTTTTCCGGCCAAGTACTGCCCCAAGAAGCTGGTGCCCAGAGGCCAGGAGTGGGCAAGCACCTGCAG GTTTGGAATCTGAGCATGATGAGAGGACTCAGGAGGCCAGGTCACCCAg GGAAGTAGGACCCCTCCTGGAGACCTTCCCGCCCccaggagaagagggggaggaggaagacgaGGACGAAGAGGAGATGCTCAGTGAGGCCAGCCCATGGACCTACAGCTCCTCCCCAGATGA cAGTGATCCAGATGCCCCCagactccttccttcccctgtcACCCATACACTTAAGGAGGGGGAaacacccccagccccagcagctcTCCTGAATCCTCTTGCTGTACCATCCTCATCAACATCGAGTTCTGGAGCTCTTCCTACCGAAGTTGGGGTACAGCCAGAACTCAGAGGGACCCCTCAAGCAGCCCAGCAGACTGAGCCTCTGGCCAG CCCTGGGATTCAGGCCCAGTCTTCTCTGACCTTGGCCTGGGAGGAGGACACGGCACAGATTGGCCCCAAGAGAATTAG GAAAGCTGCCAAAAGAGAGCTGCTGCCTTGTGACTTCCCTGGCTGCGGACGGATCTTCTCCAACCGACAGTATTTGAAT caCCACAAGAAGTACCAGCACATCCACCAAAAGTCCTTTTCCTGCCCAGAACCAGCCTGTGGGAAGTCCTTCAACTTTAAGAAACACCTGAAGGAGCATGTGAAATTGCACAGTG ACACCCGGGACTACATCTGTGAGTTCTGTGCCCGGTCTTTCCGCACCAGCAGCAACCTCGTCATCCACCGGCGCatccacactggagagaagcccCTGCA GTGTGAGATCTGTGGGTTCACCTGCCGCCAGAAGGCCTCCCTGAACTGGCACCGGCGCAAGCATGCAGAGACAGCTGCTACTCTGCGCTTCCCCTGTGAGTTTTGTGGCAAGCGTTTTGAGAAGCCAGACAGCGTTGCAGCTCACTGCAGcaaaagccatccagccctgctCCCAGCTCCACAGGAGTCACCTGGCCCTTTGGAACCCTGCCCCAATATCTCTGCCTCTGTGACCCTGAGGTCTGATGATGAGTCCAGGCCCTCTCTGGTTCCTGAAGCTCTGACCACACTCCATCAACAGTGA
- the ZNF692 gene encoding zinc finger protein 692 isoform X3, with protein MASSPVDASRRRQEKRRQLDARRSKCRIRLGGHMEQWCLLKERLGFSLHSQLAKFLLDRYTSSGCVLCAGPEPLPPKGLQYLVLLSHAHSRECSLVPGLRGPGGQDGGLVWECSAGHTFSWGPSSGPISPEEPKPVFRPSTAPRSWCPEARSGQAPAGLESEHDERTQEARSPSREVGPLLETFPPPGEEGEEEDEDEEEMLSEASPWTYSSSPDDDPDAPRLLPSPVTHTLKEGETPPAPAALLNPLAVPSSSTSSSGALPTEVGVQPELRGTPQAAQQTEPLASPGIQAQSSLTLAWEEDTAQIGPKRIRKAAKRELLPCDFPGCGRIFSNRQYLNHHKKYQHIHQKSFSCPEPACGKSFNFKKHLKEHVKLHSDTRDYICEFCARSFRTSSNLVIHRRIHTGEKPLQCEICGFTCRQKASLNWHRRKHAETAATLRFPCEFCGKRFEKPDSVAAHCSKSHPALLPAPQESPGPLEPCPNISASVTLRSDDESRPSLVPEALTTLHQQ; from the exons ATGGCTTCCTCCCCGGTGGACGCATCCCGCAGGCGGCAGGAGAAGCGAAGGCAGCTGGACGCGCGCCGCAGCAAGTGCCGCATCCGCCTAGGTGGCCACATGGAGCAGTGGTGCCTTCTCAAGGAGCGGCTGGGTTTCTCCCTGCACTCGCAACTCGCTAAGTTCCTGTTGGACCG GTACACTTCTTCAGGCTGTGTGCTCTGTGCAG GTCCTGAGCCTTTGCCCCCCAAGGGTCTGCAGTATCTGGTGCTCCTGTCTCATGCCCACAGCCGAGAATGCAGCCTGGTGCCTGGGCTTCGGGGGCCCGGGGGCCAAGATGGGGGACTTGTGTGGGAGTGCTCTGCGGGCCACACCTTCTCCTGGGGCCCCTCTTCAGGACCCATATCTCCAGAGGAGCCCAAGCCAGTTTTCCGGCCAAGTACTGCCCCAAGAAGCTGGTGCCCAGAGGCCAGGAGTGGGCAAGCACCTGCAG GTTTGGAATCTGAGCATGATGAGAGGACTCAGGAGGCCAGGTCACCCAg CAGGGAAGTAGGACCCCTCCTGGAGACCTTCCCGCCCccaggagaagagggggaggaggaagacgaGGACGAAGAGGAGATGCTCAGTGAGGCCAGCCCATGGACCTACAGCTCCTCCCCAGATGA TGATCCAGATGCCCCCagactccttccttcccctgtcACCCATACACTTAAGGAGGGGGAaacacccccagccccagcagctcTCCTGAATCCTCTTGCTGTACCATCCTCATCAACATCGAGTTCTGGAGCTCTTCCTACCGAAGTTGGGGTACAGCCAGAACTCAGAGGGACCCCTCAAGCAGCCCAGCAGACTGAGCCTCTGGCCAG CCCTGGGATTCAGGCCCAGTCTTCTCTGACCTTGGCCTGGGAGGAGGACACGGCACAGATTGGCCCCAAGAGAATTAG GAAAGCTGCCAAAAGAGAGCTGCTGCCTTGTGACTTCCCTGGCTGCGGACGGATCTTCTCCAACCGACAGTATTTGAAT caCCACAAGAAGTACCAGCACATCCACCAAAAGTCCTTTTCCTGCCCAGAACCAGCCTGTGGGAAGTCCTTCAACTTTAAGAAACACCTGAAGGAGCATGTGAAATTGCACAGTG ACACCCGGGACTACATCTGTGAGTTCTGTGCCCGGTCTTTCCGCACCAGCAGCAACCTCGTCATCCACCGGCGCatccacactggagagaagcccCTGCA GTGTGAGATCTGTGGGTTCACCTGCCGCCAGAAGGCCTCCCTGAACTGGCACCGGCGCAAGCATGCAGAGACAGCTGCTACTCTGCGCTTCCCCTGTGAGTTTTGTGGCAAGCGTTTTGAGAAGCCAGACAGCGTTGCAGCTCACTGCAGcaaaagccatccagccctgctCCCAGCTCCACAGGAGTCACCTGGCCCTTTGGAACCCTGCCCCAATATCTCTGCCTCTGTGACCCTGAGGTCTGATGATGAGTCCAGGCCCTCTCTGGTTCCTGAAGCTCTGACCACACTCCATCAACAGTGA